The following proteins are co-located in the Anser cygnoides isolate HZ-2024a breed goose chromosome 32, Taihu_goose_T2T_genome, whole genome shotgun sequence genome:
- the BCDIN3D gene encoding RNA 5'-monophosphate methyltransferase yields MAAPSSAGLPCSEPGAAPYGNFPNYSRFHPPEGRVSLLPGGLLRRLFPAAARPLLGIDVGCNSGELSVALYRHLLGLQDKSSPDQPAAGKDLHLLCCDIDAALIERAQQSSPFPAFISFANLDIMDSTSREPFLSSYLGRFGRSTFDIGFCMSVTMWIHLNHGDSGLREFLAFLSSLCKYLLIEPQPWKCYRAAARRLRKLGRNDFDHFRSLAINGDMAERITQILTKDCAMELVCCFGSTSWDRSLLLFKSNGSNQEGREPSES; encoded by the exons ATGGCGGCGCCCAGCAGCGCGGGGCTTCCCTGCTCGGAGCCCGGCGCTGCTCCCTACGGCAACTTCCCCAACTACTCCCGCTTCCACCCGCCCGAGGGCCGCGTCAGCCTCCTGCCCGGCGGCCTCTTGCGGCGGCTCTTCCCCGCGGCGGCTCGCCCGCTGCTGGGCATCGACGTGGGCTGCAATTCGGGG gagCTAAGTGTGGCTCTGTACAGGCATCTGCTTGGCCTTCAGGACAAAAGCAGCCCAGACCAGCCTGCAGCTGGAAAGGATCTGCACCTTCTGTGCTGTGACATTGATGCAGCATTGATTGAGAGGgctcagcagagcagccccttccctgccttcATATCCTTTGCCAACCTGGACATCATGGACTCCACTTCCAGGGAGCCGTTCCTCAGCTCCTACCTGGGCCGTTTTGGCCGTTCCACCTTTGACATTGGCTTTTGCATGTCTGTGACCATGTGGATCCACCTGAATCACGGGGATAGCGGCCTGAGGGAGTTCCTggccttcctctcctctctgtgcAAGTACCTGCTGATTGAGCCGCAGCCGTGGAAGTGCTACAgggccgctgcccgccgcctGCGGAAGCTGGGCAGGAACGATTTTGATCACTTCCGATCTCTTGCTATCAACGGGGACATGGCGGAGAGGATAACGCAGATCTTAACGAAGGATTGTGCGATGGAGCTGGTGTGTTGCTTTGGGAGCACCAGCTGGGACAGAAGcctcttgctttttaaatcaaacGGCTCAAATCAAGAGGGCAGGGAGCCCTCGGAGTCGTAA